Below is a window of Mucilaginibacter sp. PAMC 26640 DNA.
GCCGCTTTAATTGTAGAGCCATCTTACCAGCACGGGTTGCTGGCTACCAAATATCAGCGCGATTATTTTACAGACGGATCTGCACGGGTAGAAAACCTGCCGGATAACCGCTACAAATTGCCTATCGGTTTAAGATTTAACTACTTTTTAGATGACCATTTTATCATCCGCACCTTTTACAGGTATTATATGGACAACTGGGGAATACGTGCCCATACCGCCGAAATAGAAATCCCGGTGAAACTGACCTCCTTTGTCTCTGTTAGTCCGTTTTACCGTTACAATACCCAGGTTGGTACCCGGTATTTTGCGCCATATGGCCAGCATAATCCTAACGCACAATTTTACACAAGCGATTATGACCTCTCCAGCCTGCATAGCAATTTTGTAGGAGCAAATATCAGGTTGTCGCCTCCAAATGGTGTGTTTGGATCAGAACACTTTAGTTCGCTGGAGCTGCGTGCCGGGCATTATATGCGATCCACAGGTTTAAATTCAAATATTGTAACGCTGGCGATGAAATTTAAATAAGATACCAATAGGATGAGGAAAAGCGGGGCTCAACCAGCTCCGCTTTTTTATTTTTCTAGAGGAATTGATTGGTATAATTTTTTAAGGTTTTGCAATAGGTGTTCAAGGTTTTTTATGTTAAATACTTCAGCAAAGTTAGCCTCTTAAAGTCTGTGAGGGTAAAGCCCTGTAAGCAAACTTATTACTTATGATATGTATCTTCTCGATCAATCCTGCATCTACAGCCTCTTTAAGCCGGTTGTAAAAAGAGCTGATACTCATTTTGAAGCCTTTTTGAGAAAGTGCTGACCAGAGAAATTCTGCATCAGCGGTCTCCTTCGTATCATTAATTATTTCTACAATTAATGCAATGATCCTGCTATGGGCTATTTGTTTACTGGTTAATTTAGACCTGGACGACCTGAAAGTTTGCGATTGTCTATCCATCACACGATTAATTTTCGTTTCGGCCACCGTTGATCATGTCTGATACGATGCCTTTGCCTTCTTTGCGTTCGGCCATTAACACGCCTGCTATATGTACCAAAATAAATGCAATGATCAGATACATGCAAAATCCATGAACTTCTTTTACAGCATGCCTGATAGATTTATAAGCGGCAAAAGCGTCCTCAAAAGCAAGGAACAAACCAGTAATAACCATGATAATAAGCAGCACATAAAATACCGAGTAGATAGCTTTTACGGTAAGTTCATGCCTTGCCAGTTCGCGCTCTTTTTTAATGGTTTTATACTGATGGTAAGCCGTATTTATTTTTCGGATAAACTTTTGATCGGCTAATTGAAAAAACTCCAGTACCAGTCTAAAAAGAAGCAAGGCTGCAAGTGCATAGCCAAAATAAATATGTATTCCCCATACACTATCGCTTAAAACATGAGCTACAGACCTTGTTTGCTCGTCGCTTAACTTAGCTCCCGATTTTTCAAATTCGGTTTTCATTAGCTCAGCGGTGGTGTGGTCGTCTGTAATGGTTGCATTAATAGCAACGGTAATCAGCGATCCGCTTATTCCAATTAAATTTATCCAATGCCATAAGCGTAGCGGCGATGAAAATCGTTTAATCTTTG
It encodes the following:
- a CDS encoding Ni,Fe-hydrogenase I cytochrome b subunit, which codes for MAIIEPIRHDVQQPSKIKRFSSPLRLWHWINLIGISGSLITVAINATITDDHTTAELMKTEFEKSGAKLSDEQTRSVAHVLSDSVWGIHIYFGYALAALLLFRLVLEFFQLADQKFIRKINTAYHQYKTIKKERELARHELTVKAIYSVFYVLLIIMVITGLFLAFEDAFAAYKSIRHAVKEVHGFCMYLIIAFILVHIAGVLMAERKEGKGIVSDMINGGRNEN